The following nucleotide sequence is from Cyclopterus lumpus isolate fCycLum1 chromosome 20, fCycLum1.pri, whole genome shotgun sequence.
TTGCTGCTGTGCGGGAGGCGGCGTGTTACCTGATACTTCACCCTGCGAGGTGGCCGTGCGGCCGATGTTGGTGAGCAGGTGGTCGATGTTGGGCACGGGCTGGGACTCCACCGCGCTCTCCTGCCGCGAGATGGTCTGACGGGAACAAATGAAGGTCAGGAGGACGTTTTAGAGAAGTTCTAAATCGCTTTTACATCCTCGGtagtgaggaaaaaaagagagagagattggttTGATGGTGAACAGCTGCAGAAAAAGAGACGTTCATAAAGGTCTTCACGCTGATGAATGCACACGCATTGTTTGACATGACGTGCCGCTGTTGTTTAATCTGGTTTCTTTCAACTCCTTTCTGTCATCTTGtcgtttatttttttggggggggggaatatctTCATGTGCTTGCAGTCAAATGTACTAAAAATCTCATAAAATCAATTTCCATTGCAGCTTGTAATGCGAGAAAATagcagaaatgtaattttgCGCACAAAAAATTGTCCCTTTTATGGACGAAGGAATAgttttgaattaaattgaactGTTAAAGTTAATTAACTCAAAGTCTGGGGAGCGCTGTACTCACCACTGGATCTCCGGTCCCATCGTCGGTGAAGAACCACTCGTACTGGAGGAAAAGACGAACGGCGTTACATTTTGTTCTGTGTGATATCTttagtaaaaaagtaaaaagatctGTGGCTCACATTCTGAATGAGGGCCTCCACGATCCTGTACTGGTCCGGCATGTGGGTCACCATGTGGGTCATGTTGTCCTCGGTGGTGCGCACCAGAGTGGGGCCGAACACGATGGCCAGGTTCCTCGGTTCCATCTGGCagaacgagaagaagaagacgttcacctttttttttttagacttctCCCATAAATCCAAACGCAACGAAAGACGGAAGCGTGCGCCGCTACACACCTTGTTCTTCTCCGAGTTGTCGGCCACGGTTTTGAGATGAGCCGAGAGGAACTTGAGGGTTTCGTAATGATGATCGGGCAACTCGTGAAGCtggaggcagaaagagagggcATCGAGTTTGGTTTCTTCTATTCTATCTGAAGTGTGAACAGGTTGTACGAATAAAAACCCAACTACTTTGCAaccaagtaaataaataaaggatttAACTAAGTTAGGGATGAAATGAGTCGACTCACCAGCCTCTTGAGCACTTTGAGTCTCTCCACTGGGTCCTGTGTTCTGTTGCCGTCTATAAAATCTGCGTACCTGTCTGcaggcagaaaacaaaaaattagACTGGCGGTAAATACAgacaatatttcttttttttttctcaatttttaGCGCGGCAGTTCTCATCCttggccactaggtggcagGCACAGCCTTTGCGGCTTACCATTGGTGAACAGCGGCTCTGGAAGTTTACGGAAGAAGGACTTGAGTAGACTGCTGATCACGTTGAGGTCCCTCCATTTCTGTCATAGAATAGAAGTTATGCATTAATAGAgaaagtttatttaaaaatttttttttttttaaattgtttgtttctAGATGTTGACAATCTAGAAAAttctgctttgaaaaaaaaaggtcctaaATATCATCTCAAATAATGAAGTGACAACATCATGCATCAACAGTTGCATAACACTGCAGCTTTAATAAAAGACACACTAAGGGGCATCGCCGGAGAACGTGGAGCTCCGAGGAGACTTTGATGGACACTCACGTCGTCCTGGATATCGATATCGTTCATGCCCTTGTTATTGAGCTCCTCCTGCATGTTGGAGATGGCGGCGTTGTTCCCGGGGACTCGGTAGATGCCCGTGTACTCCAACCCCCGGTCCTCCACCAGCTTACAACACACCTCCACGATCAGGGGCACGAACTAGAAAACAGAGGCATGCGGtggattatattattattattattattattaataatgtgagGAGAAACGGAGATCATAATCAGATGAACTTATCGAAACGGTAACATCCATAAAAGCCCTCAAACGACACGGACCTTGTTGGTGTGTGCAGGAGGACAGTCGTCCAGCCTCACTCCGAACGTGACCCCGGGGGACGGCTTCCTCTCGAAAGGTTTCCTCATCAGGCCCGGGAGGCCCTTCCTCCACATCCCTTTGTCCTTGGGGGGGCTGGTGTCATCTGCAAGCAGCGGAGCGGCGTTACAACACCACGAGTGCAACGGACGCGATGGACGCGCGTTATCCTGAGTTTAAAATtacaaatggggggggggggatgctccTCTACCTTTGTGCGtgttcttcctctcctgctcgGGTTTGGGTGTGAGCGGACTCGATGCTCTGGGCTCTCCTTTCCCTCCCAGCAGTCGGATGCGGGAGGATTTGGGCGACGGCTCCGTCTTGCTGCCCGTCGGGCTGCGAGAGACGTGAACACAGAGTGAGCTTCACAAGCggttcatccccccccccctttgtttCTCTCGTTGCCCCTCACCTCATCAAGGTGTTGTACTCCTTGATCTTCCTGCTGATGAGGTCATGGCTGGTGAAGGCCGCGTTCTAAACAAcaagaaaggaggaaagagggatcGGGACACAATAGGTGATCAGGTGCAATATggacattttaattgatttgaCATGATATTTATAGACATGTCCGTCTTTATACTTTATGTAATTTTCTTTAAACCACTTCTACACATTGTCGGAAAAACAgttgataagataagatattactttcTTCACCCCCGGCGGGCGATATTTCTTgacgcagcagcaaaacatgtttacaaatatacgataaaataaaaagaattttaaaggaaatgaaaatgtaaaaataaagtgtatctaaagtatgaAGTGAAAGTTGCCGTGCTCAAGGCAAATTAATTCACATGAATTAATGCTTATGAAACACCTGCCTGCATCGTGACATAGAGGCAGGTATTAATATAGTTATTACTGAAACCACTGTGTAtgtgacacaaaaaaacaaacatatatattgCTTTTCATCTGCAAGTCCCGATGGCAGGCGGGTACAAATATTAGTCGCAGCACGATGCTCATGCATAAAACACTCCtgactcctcacctcctcgTCCAGGTTGCTGTTCTCCTGAATGACCCGGATCCAGGCCAGCATGTCCTCCCGGTCCTCGGCCTGGAACAGGAACTCGCAGTCCGACGTGGTCAGCCGCAGCACGTTCTTGCGCTTGGTGTCGCTGTACGAGATGTCGATCAGACACGCCTTGATGCTGATGGGCAGCGGCTCGTCCACCGCCTGGCAGTTGGCGTGGGCCTGCCCTTCCTTTCTGTCTTTGTACAGGCAGAGGTAGCGGCCCCTCAACACGCCGTACATCTGCTTCCACGGGCGcatgcctcctcctccaccgacGCGCTGCGGAAGGTCACGAGAAGGTCGCGAGTTTTAAAAGAGTGTGTACGTGTAAtgcgtctgttgttgttgacattttaacaCAGTGTACTTCCTGTGTACCTTGCTCTTGTCCGTGTTCAGCTGCTTGAAGTGCAGCAGTCCCTCCTTGGTGGCGTCGCAGAAGACGTCCGATGAAGAATCCCTCCTGGACCCCGAATCTTCGGAGGACCGGTCCACCACCGCCTGTGACGGACGAGACAATAAACGTGAGGCTAAAAGAACAAACGGGTGGAGTGTTTCGTTGGAGAAATTAaaatatggagagagagagagagagttttaggATGGCACAGTGATCTTTAGCATCCCATGTAaggatatatatacacagggcGCACAGATGCAATACAGAGAAACAATAAATACGtagaaaaacactttattatttataataaatggCTGATGTTGCCTTCACACCTGCCTCTATCTTTGCatcacatatttacatttcaagGGGAGACGTTTTTATCTTCTGGGTGTGAACTAACGAGCTGATAAAGCAGCAGGATGTGCCGGTCATGTGACACGTGAACAAACTTGATAAAGAAATGAAGGGATTGAACTCACCTTCCTCAGACTCTTCAGGCCCGGTATTAAAGACCTCCTGAAAGGGGAAAAGGAAGAGCGGATTTGAACGTCTTCCTCATCAAAATGTAATAGAACGggagtttgttttttctttatcctCATCTGCGACGACGACGTTGTGTAATAACTCACCCGATGACCTCTCCCCGGTAGTTATCCAGACCTTCGTCATACGACTTGGACCGCTCCGTTTTACCAGAATCTGACTCAATAATGGTGAGACGGAGAGAATctatgaagagagagagagagagagagagagagagggttaaAAACACAACGATTGGTGACCAGCTGTCGAGGGCCCGATCCTTCCTCCTCGACGTGGTCGCACACCttggtcatgtgacatgtggCGTCGGAtgagaggggacagagaggcGGGGCTTGGCGGCacggtggtgatgatgacgggCGTTCCCGATATGACGGCGGAGGCCGGGACGTGAGCGCTGTCCTGGTCGGTGCCGGGACTCGATGGTTCATCTgagggcggagagagagagagagagagagaggaattaTTAACGGCATTCAACGTCTGGATGATCGGGAAACACGACATGTCGGAAACAAAGTCGGAATGATGGTTGCTCCCattgtaatatgtaatatgataTTAGGTCGTGATCATTAGTGTCCATGTCGAGGGACCAGGGTTATTTACCGaatctatatattatattagcaAATTGTCCAGTGAAGCAATATTTTAGCGGTCGACTGTGatgaatgtaaattaaataacgaatgaaaaaagaaaaagaaaaagtgtaaaGGATGGATTAGAGTATTTATCTGCTAAATCGCTTCCTACCAACAGCAGTCACTGAAGCCAGAGGCATGTCGTTATCTAGCTAACGACGTTAGCGTGTCTGTTAGATGCAAAATAACCTCAACGACGTTGAGATCTACTGTGTAATCTTTCCAACTGTTGTGGCATGCTCTTTATTATTCCTCCTCTAGACGACGCtggcatgaataaaaaaaaaaacatataaaaaatatataatttggcACATAAAATCCCCTCAAAAAACAAAGTCTAGTTCATCTCCGCTATCACTTGAAATAAGAAAACATCGAGGTGTCCCCGATAAGCCGGGAGCACGCCTTCCCTTTCAAGCGAACACGCGGTGGCGTCTGATATCGGCCGGACGGCGAGCCCTAAAAGCAAATGAGGAGACGATGAATCATATCAGCGTCACGCAGGGAGGTGAAACCCTCTTTTTCAGAAGGAGGTCGAGCGCTTCGTGTGTTCGTCGAATTAcaagtaaagaaaaacaacaacaaaaaaccttAAAGCCTCGAAGACGTCTCCCATGACGCTGCAGACCTGGCACATTCCTTTAATCACTTGTTTGTGGACCTGTAACCCAGTAATCTTATTGTCCAGAGGCTGTGGACGTATACATATAACACTActcatttctttctctgttcAATGTGAAGCTACCTAGAGGAGATGCtacgcttagcttagcttaggtGGGGGTGGACGTGACATGTTGCACGTGCTAAATGTTTGGCAGACACCTAAACGTACAGCAGTTGTTCCCTTTTATTGTTTGGAACTGTACTACGAAGTCTAATTGAAGCCGCAGGAATGCTCTTATTTCTCTGTTATGTCACAGTCCATTAGGACGATGTTCTTGGGTTTCAACACGGGGGGAAATACAAGCCGACtcagggaatgtgtgtgtgtgtgtgtgtgctgccccCACTCGGATGCCAGGAGGTGGTTTGAATACGTCACGGCAGTACAGTGACACACCTGACTCCACGTCACCCCGagttcaaacccccccccccccccaggaaacaataaaataaaaatacctaTGTGATGCCGTGACTGGAACTTGGGTAATGTACACTATGCCTTCAACACACTGCTACACACTAAGTTAACGAGGCGTTCGACTCTTAACGAGCGACCCCAAACCACGGGGTGCTTCCTGTAAGACTGCCATTGATTCTGATGATCGGCAGTGAATTCACGATGACATTAAGATAACAAAAGATGTCCTTGTAGAATGAACAAAAAATAAGATGGCCAACATTTGATAttcagtgccttttttttttttttttttttgcggccGTGTGCATCAACTCCCGGAGCGGAAAGAGAGCCtcgggttgttttttttggtatcCACAAAACAAGGAGATATTATAACACCATATAGGCCATCTTAAAATGTGGATGTTAAGATGGGACATTAATGCAACTAAAAGGACACACCAGTTCCATCTTGTGTGCAGACAACAGCAGACTGTTTATCTTCCGTTTGTCCTGTCTCCAACATgctttatgcacacacacacacacacacaaacacacacacacacacacacacacacacacacacacacactctcctttGCATGTAAAACCCCTGATAGTATTTCACAACGGACTTAACCGATGAACATAAGGGTGGAAAatagcacttttttttaatcctgtttTTCCCCCCCACAAAATATGGTTCCTTTTAACCAAATAAGCCAAACTTCCTAAAGCATCCACATGTTAACAGTCTAAAGTTTCCTGATTTGCATCTGCAGCATTTCCTGAGTTagataataaaataacacatcGACATGTCTGGCCGAGCACGCGATGCAACATTTTGGTCTGAAGTCAAAGATTCGTCACAGATTGTTCGCGTCATTCGCTGTCAGCTCATCGCGGTGTGAACTCTCACGGGCTGAAGAGTCTGCCAAGCTGTCATGCataaacatacttttttttttaactacccCCCCCTGTCACTGCTGTTGCTACGGCAACAggaagaggttgttttttttttgcggcaTGCAGGCGAGTGCGGCCTTACCTATGAAGGGGATTGAATCCAGGGAGTCGTCCAAGTCGTTGGAGGCGGACTTTTGACGCGCGTCTCCGAGCCTTCTCAGATGCGTCTCCCTGAAGCCGTCGTCGGACGTCCAGCACATCGTCCCGTCTGCAGAGCCCGCCTTCACCAATGGCGGGGGCTTGTGACTCCCTCCTCCCTGGTTGTCATTGACGGCTAGCACGTAGGACGGAGGGCGGATGTGGGGAGGCCCAGAGGTTTTGTCCCTTCTCAGGACGACGACTGTCGCGTCCGGTCCTTCTACGCCGTTAGTCCGTACAAGGGCGCTGGTGGAGCTGGACAGCCCTCTGGCTTTTGGCTTTTGGGTGACAGCTCCATTaggggtggagggagcagagggagaggcagCGACAACCACACTTTGTAGTTGTCTCTGCAAGGGCAGTTTAGAGGAAGTACCAGAGCAAGAGGAGGACCTGGCGGCCAACCCGGCCTCCGACCTGCTCTCCATTTTCAGGCTGTCAGCGCGGCCTCTGAGCTGCAGGTGCAGCGGTGACAGGTGGTTGCCCACCATGTTGGCTCTTTGGTCTTTGAGAGGGTCTGTGGGTCGAGAGGAGGGTAAGGCAGTTGAAGGGTCTGAGATGGAGTTTTTAACAGGCAGGCGCGACGGTCTCATTATGACACCGTCGGCCCTTGATGTTAGCACGGAGTCCGTCGTGAATTTAGTAAACACAGGAGCAGAGTTTGATAGTCCATCTCCTCGCCCGCCTCCCTCCTGTCCAGTGAGACTCCGGTTCAGACGAGGCGAAGCTCTCAGGCCCGTTCCCTGCCTGCTAGCTCTGGCTTCCTCTCCCCGACACAGCAGCAGCCTGTCCTCCAACACCACCCGGTCTCCGAAGACGGCCAACCCACCTGCTTCTCCGGGCTGCTTCCCCAGGTAGTCACAAGACCGCGCCCGAGGTTCGGGGACTCCGGCGGGGCTGGAGAAAGGCAGAGCGTCCTCGGACGCACTCCGGGGCCAGTTCCTGTTTGGTGTTGTCCTCTCCGCTCCAAGCCTCTCTTGGGAGATGCTACGTAATGGAGTCGCCGCAGTGACCTTGCTACTTGCATCCACCCCGCGGTCATTCGAGGTGCTTCTCCGTCTGACCTGGGAGCCCAGTGCCCCCCTTTGACTGGAGCTAGGAGGAGTCGGCGTGCGTTGCTGGGCGTAGGCAGAGCTGGAATTGGCAGCCGCACGCAAGCTGTCCAAGCGCTCCTGGATGGTGCGGCAACCATACGTGTGCAGCCTCTTGGCGTCTATATAGTCCTTGTAGGTGGTGTAGTTTTTCCAGTCGATGTTCTGgtgtggagaggtggagggggccGTGGGAGAGGGTGAGTAGTGGTTGGCGCTGGGTGAGATGGCGCTGGAGAACGCGTCCGGTGAGGCGGCGGTGGACCGTACAGCTGGAGACAATGTGTCAGGATAGATAGGACCGGGTCTCGATGAAGGGGGGGAGTAGACCGGGCTTTCTGTGGGACGGGAAGAGGGGTACTGCAACTGTGCACCCCCAGGTACTGAGGGAATAAGAGGTCTCGGTCTCGCTGAGCCGGTATCTGCTGAAGGACTGTACCGGTTTTCCTCTGTCCTGTGGCTTGGTCCAGCCCGGGCCACCCGGGACCCCCTATCAACTGGATCCGGAGGCATAGCCACTGTCCTCACAGTCTCACTACAGACACAAACCACTGTCTGAGACTTCGACGGCTGTTGGGGCGGGGGAGATGGCGGAACGGGGATTTCAACCCGGTAGCTCTTTTCCACggccccccctcttcttcccgGTCCCTGAGCCGGGCCAGGGGGGGTCTCACTGACTGCGGCGGGCTCCGATGCCTGAGCCATGCCCGCGGCCTTTACTTCTATCCGAGGGTAGCATATGGGAGGGGGCTCGGGGATGTTCTGGGCATTTCCGCTGTACGCATCATTTCCTTTGAGATATGCATCCTGGGAATACGCCTGCAAGAGATTATAGGATGTCACTTTGGTTGCTGAGAGGTTGGAAAGCATAAATAGATCACATTAAACCCCGAGAGAACATCACACCCAACCACATACAGGATACATTAGACCTAGCTCGAAGACGTTTACTGAACAGGGAAGTGCTGTCGAAAAAACTACTTTGGGaataataaaatttaaaaaaacatatgctgCAAATGCAAAAGAATACGAAGGGGTGTTGATGATGAACTTGCTGCCACATCTCACCTATATGGCTTCATCTACCTTTGCCATTACGGCTACGGTATCTTACGGCATCATTTACGGACAAGAGCGTCTCTGTGAGCCGATGTGATTATCCGTCACCGAATTCCCTCGAGAACACGGAACGAGTGACAGATTCAGGACCGTCTGCGACAATAAAAGCAAACGGCCGCGCTCAAAGCAGACAGAGcgcgccccccaccccccccccccccctcaaacaAATGTTACAGCATGCCATGATACAAATTAACGGCCCTGAGAAGTAACAGATGTGAAAttggaggaggcaggtgggtaGAAAAGCCAGAAAAGCAAAATGAGTAGAGAGAGAAGACTGGAAAGATAACCCCCGTAGAGCCAGGAGTGAGGACTAAAGCTGGCCGGGGTACTGGAGAATGTGCTGCTTCTGTCAGCATGGCTCCACGACTCCACTGGAGTCACTGGGGCAACTGGGGGCGCTCTCCTTCATTCAAACTTGAACCAAAAAACCACTGACGTGCAGCTACTTATAACCCCGCGCGGGGTCCCGGTTGCATATCGAACGCGGTACATTTCCTCATCCCTTCAGCGCGCGAGCTCtcaagaaaaatgaaaagggggagagagagagagagagagagagagagagagagagagagagagagagagagagagagagagagagagagagagagagagagtcgtggTGTTGGACTTTAATCGATGGCACTCTACCTGAAGTGTCAGGTTACGACTGTACGCAGTCAATCTGCCGCTCGGTGCCTCCCTGTGGATTTGCATCAGTCATACAGTTTAAATTGACACCAATTTCCTTCAATAGGCAAAAAAGTGTTTGAGGTCTGCTGATGTGCCATATGATATATGTAagatcatttgtttttgtttccctcaacctgaaagaagaaataaccTGCACGGTATCTGGAACGAGGGGACGCTTTGGGAGTTTTAGGGCTTTGCCGGCGTCTACGTGTGCAGGTACGAGTCCCGAA
It contains:
- the LOC117749642 gene encoding rho GTPase-activating protein 21 isoform X3, which encodes MDTIFVKQVKEGGPAHGAGLCTGDRIVKVNGESIIGKTYSQVIALIQNSDASLELCVMPKDEDILQLAYSQDAYLKGNDAYSGNAQNIPEPPPICYPRIEVKAAGMAQASEPAAVSETPPGPAQGPGRRGGAVEKSYRVEIPVPPSPPPQQPSKSQTVVCVCSETVRTVAMPPDPVDRGSRVARAGPSHRTEENRYSPSADTGSARPRPLIPSVPGGAQLQYPSSRPTESPVYSPPSSRPGPIYPDTLSPAVRSTAASPDAFSSAISPSANHYSPSPTAPSTSPHQNIDWKNYTTYKDYIDAKRLHTYGCRTIQERLDSLRAAANSSSAYAQQRTPTPPSSSQRGALGSQVRRRSTSNDRGVDASSKVTAATPLRSISQERLGAERTTPNRNWPRSASEDALPFSSPAGVPEPRARSCDYLGKQPGEAGGLAVFGDRVVLEDRLLLCRGEEARASRQGTGLRASPRLNRSLTGQEGGGRGDGLSNSAPVFTKFTTDSVLTSRADGVIMRPSRLPVKNSISDPSTALPSSRPTDPLKDQRANMVGNHLSPLHLQLRGRADSLKMESRSEAGLAARSSSCSGTSSKLPLQRQLQSVVVAASPSAPSTPNGAVTQKPKARGLSSSTSALVRTNGVEGPDATVVVLRRDKTSGPPHIRPPSYVLAVNDNQGGGSHKPPPLVKAGSADGTMCWTSDDGFRETHLRRLGDARQKSASNDLDDSLDSIPFIDEPSSPGTDQDSAHVPASAVISGTPVIITTVPPSPASLSPLIRRHMSHDQDSLRLTIIESDSGKTERSKSYDEGLDNYRGEVIGRSLIPGLKSLRKAVVDRSSEDSGSRRDSSSDVFCDATKEGLLHFKQLNTDKSKRVGGGGGMRPWKQMYGVLRGRYLCLYKDRKEGQAHANCQAVDEPLPISIKACLIDISYSDTKRKNVLRLTTSDCEFLFQAEDREDMLAWIRVIQENSNLDEENAAFTSHDLISRKIKEYNTLMSPTGSKTEPSPKSSRIRLLGGKGEPRASSPLTPKPEQERKNTHKDDTSPPKDKGMWRKGLPGLMRKPFERKPSPGVTFGVRLDDCPPAHTNKFVPLIVEVCCKLVEDRGLEYTGIYRVPGNNAAISNMQEELNNKGMNDIDIQDDKWRDLNVISSLLKSFFRKLPEPLFTNDRYADFIDGNRTQDPVERLKVLKRLLHELPDHHYETLKFLSAHLKTVADNSEKNKMEPRNLAIVFGPTLVRTTEDNMTHMVTHMPDQYRIVEALIQNYEWFFTDDGTGDPVTISRQESAVESQPVPNIDHLLTNIGRTATSQGEVSDSQTSDSAKSKGSWGSGKDRELLVSSIFAAASRKRKKSKEKPQPSSSDDDLEAAFPKKENPGQKPNHHGLQTEARSEARPGLNVKQPAEERKENGRAVEVKREHRNSSFLKETTSSPPTSPNPNVSVYQTEARPSLSDPPSQLDENTSDLGTMSSGASVSRSRPKKWTGATPDLPAGACGGQAAGPGASAGAEVSSITSDYSTTSSITFLTGAESSALSPELQGGEEADDERSELISEGRPMETDSESDFPVFAPGGGSSQSTPCPDSRDKAELRGGGATEGGAAAKLEARRLFPTHRMIECDTLSRRWSLRQKTDSESSVEGAAGSSERSEGRAESSTRLSRVLEVMKKGRSTSSLSSSSRSESERPEPAWHLKITERLKFKLRSSADDMFAQKSRGRKKNIRRRHTMGGQRDFAELAVINDWREQGGVDQTAELSALDRLKPRCSSQDFSIRDWITRERRRGSDSSAEVAPRAVPKEDQPVAPERPPSPASPVAPEQVNGGAPQGKSNKAGLPDAHPHKLSGVHVVRSRFYQYL